From the Methanocaldococcus fervens AG86 genome, the window GTTGCATTCGGCCCAAGAATTCACGGAATTAAAGATAAAAAGGAGTTGGATAAGATTGTCGAGTGGGCTTTAAAAAAAGCGGCTTTGTGGGATGAGGTTAAAGATGAGCTTCATAAAAACGCTTTATCGTTATCAGGGGGACAGCAGCAGAGGTTGTGTATAGCGAGGGCAATAGCAGTTAAGCCGGAGGTTTTATTGATGGATGAACCAACCTCTGCATTAGACCCTATATCTACCTTAAAAATAGAGGAGTTGATGGTTGAATTAGCTAAGGACTATACAATAGTTGTTGTTACTCACAACATGCAACAGGCGAGTAGGGTTTCTGATTATACTGCCTTTTTCTTGATGGGGAAATTAATTGAATTTGGAGAGACGGAGCAGATATTCCTAAATCCACAGAAGAAGGAGACGGATGATTATATTAGTGGTAGATTTGGTTAAAAATCAATTTAGGTGAATTAAATGATTAAAAAATTTGAGAAAGCGTTAAAGGAGATTGAAGAGGGTTTAATGAAGATGGCTGATTTATGTATTGAGCAACTTGACGCTTCAATAAAAGCATTTACAGAAGGAGATAAAGAGCTTGCTAAACAGATTAGAAAAAGGGATA encodes:
- the pstB gene encoding phosphate ABC transporter ATP-binding protein PstB, whose amino-acid sequence is MAKIKMETKNLNLWYGEKQALFDINLPIYEKKITALIGPSGCGKSTFLRCLNRLNDLIPNVKIEGEVLLDGKNIYDKDVDVYELRKRVGMVFQKPNPFAMSIYDNVAFGPRIHGIKDKKELDKIVEWALKKAALWDEVKDELHKNALSLSGGQQQRLCIARAIAVKPEVLLMDEPTSALDPISTLKIEELMVELAKDYTIVVVTHNMQQASRVSDYTAFFLMGKLIEFGETEQIFLNPQKKETDDYISGRFG